The genomic window GCTCACCAGGCGGTTTTACCCCCACACTCACAACATGGACGGCTTTTTTGTGGCCAAGTTTAAAAAGTTCGCCAACGTGATTCCAACTGCACCCGCAGCGAAAGGTACACGCTTCTGACTGCACTTCTTGCTGACTTTCAGTATGAATTGATTAAGGAATATTCTTTTGTGTCCATATTACAGAAGAAGATAAGGCAGACGCTCCGGACGAAAAAGCGGCCGAAGCGGACGAGACCAAGGTCGTCCCCGGCGAGGCGGGCGAGTTAAAGCAGGAGGCTAAAATAAATGgaacagcagcaaaaaaaaggcCTCACTTCCAGGCTAAAGGGAAAAACAACTCTCCTGCTGGACCGAAAAAAGCTAAGATAGCCAGGATGGACAGAGATACTGTGACAGGACAAAGGACCAAGACGCACGCCATGGCTGAGACGAAAGCGGGGAAGAAGGCTGAGAGCAGATTTGAGAAGAAGCAGGCCAACCAGAAGGAGAACCCCATGAAAGCTAAGAATAAAATGGGGAATAATTTCAACAAAAAtaggaaaaagaaacaacaagCTAAGAATACAATGGGGAAGAATACATTCAacaaaaagtggaaaaagaaacaagcgagatcataaaaaaaatgtatttgtgtgtagAAGGTTACTAAAAAAGGAGCTTTGTTGGGTCGTTTTGGAGATGTATGCAACAATCTCTCCACAACCGAGTCAAGCATAGCTAAAGTAACTACAGACGTACATatattgtgctgttttttttattgtaccaTGAAAGAGCAATTATATTTGTTGTGTTGACTGAATTATGTGAATGGGGTTCTCGCATAAACCTGACACAATAAATCTCTGAGATACCCATGTTCTTTAATCATTTTGCAGTGTTTGCTTTACTCAAACTTCATCTGACATCCAGTTAAGGCCATTTTTACAGCACTTATCGTCATTTTGGGGACACTCAAACTGTTGGCTTACACAGCGCATTTTGTGTGAGATGGCAGACTGGTTGGACTGGAAACCAACCTATTTCCACTATATTTTCCATCCAATTCACTATAAGTTTGGGACTGAACTGTAATGTGACACTGAATTCCCACCTTAATTTACATCGATTATTTTACTTTTCCAATTTTCTAAATCGAAACTTTTCACTGCAAAATCTTCCATCGGCGTCTTGTGTGGGAACAACCAATCGGAGGTGGCCTTCGGCTGACCGGAAGCTGTGTTGTTTACATTTTCCAAGATGGCGGCGGGGATGTATTTGGAGCATTATTTGGACAGTAAGCTATTTATCGAGATAAAACACATCCGTGACGCTTTGTAAAGAGCGATAACAGCAGAATACAATGTCGTTATTTTGCTTTCGAAGAACGGGCGGGACGTGAATCTTCATCTGTTCCCCAACCGTTAGGCAGCGCTCGGATCGGTCTATTTGCTGGATTGTCACTAAAATGGCGACTCAACGTTCAATTCCTCGCGTTTAGTCCATCAACACACCCTTTAAGTATACACGTGCCGGGCCTTAATTATTGGTACGAATGCTTGAAAATTACCCGTCGACATTGAGCTGCACATGAGCGGGAGCGAGCTACTTTTGCCTGTTTTTTGACTCCATTTATTGTCAATATATCTTTAATCCATTTTTCTGTGTCACACCAGGCATAGAGAACTTGCCCTTCGAGTTGCAGAGAAACTTCAATCTGATGCGGGATTTAGATCAACGCACAGAAGGTGGGAAGTGAATTTTAGGGAATCTACACATGGACTACAGCAGTGTTGTGTTTACAGAATAATTACTCAATGTTAACGGTCTTCCTGCAGATCTCAAAGGACAGATAGATTCCCTTGCCAAAGAATACACATCAAATGCTCGGACTCTTTCCTCCGAACAAAAGCTGTCTATACTGAGGCAAATCCAGCAATCATACAGCAAGTGCAAAGAGTTTGGCGATGACAAAGTGCAACTGGCCATGCAGACCTATGAGATGGTGAGTGTCAGATGTTTTGAAATGACGTTGGTGTGTGCTTGATCAAATTTATGACAAGCGTTCGTGTTTAGGTGGACAAGCACATCAGACGCCTGGACACAGACCTGGCCCGTTTCGAAGCCGACCTGAAGGAAAAACAGATCGAGAGCACAGATTATGATTCCACCTCCAGTAAAGGAAAGAAAGGTTTGTGCCGCGTCAATATGGATGCCTCCTCCCGTGTGCCCAGACAGTTAATCTACCATGTTGTGTAATTCCAGTTGACACCAGACAAAAGGAAAAGAAGTCGGCTAAAACGAGATCTAAAGTCAAAAGCTCAGATGAAGACGGCAGTCCCAAAAGCGCCCAGAAGAAAGTCAAACTCCTTCAAACGTATGTTTGCCTTCTGCTATTTGGCTGCTTTGttattttgtcacattttgtctTTCCAGGCCtaattttttgtttgtgccatCAGGGGCGAATTCAACACCCCCTCCGCCAACTTTGGGAATGTGCACCCATCTGATGTGCTGGACATGCCAGTGGATCCCAACGAGCCCACGTATTGTCTGTGCCATCAGGTGTCTTATGGCGAGATGATCGGCTGCGACAACACTGATGTGAGTCGTCGTGCTCGTGTCCAGCATGAGCCGAATTCCAATTGtattatttactatttattaCACAATTTAATAAGTTCCAACAGCAACATTCTTGATtattgaagggggggggggggtaaaatgcATGGGTGCATATCATTCACTGTCCAACTGAGACTATAAATTCTAGTAAATGTATCATGTCAGTTTCCGTAATGTATTTGGCccattattttgattttatcaGTAAGCAAATAGCCTTTTTTATGGAAGCaggaaaaatgtcaaaaaaatgaatggaaaatggCAAATCTTTTGAATAAGGTCACAGATGACAGACACGCTGAGTGATTGATTACTCAGACGACACGTACGGGCAATGTCTCCTGCGTGAAATTGATCCAAGCCTCTGAGTTTAATGTTATAGCCTTACACGGAAGTTTTTGTCTGCAGTGCTCCATTGAGTGGTTCCATTTTGCGTGTGTGGGTCTGACCACCAAACCACGAGGCAAATGGTAAGAAATCCGCAAATTCACAATGTTCTGGCCAATCTCTTTTCCCTACTCATGCAGTGTAATCCAAGTGTCTATGTTCTTCATGCAGGTATTGTCCACGCTGCTCTCAAGacagaaagagaaaataaaacggTTGCTCCGGAATAAACGCTGATTACAAGGGGTGGGTGTGATTCGTCTTGAATGAGGACATTTCTTTTGGTTTTCATCATCCTTAACATTAGGGTGCTtcattttccccttttttttgtatttgcctTGGTCTGATGCAGTGTGTGACGAATTTATGAAGTGGTTTCTGGTGTAtttaaaaactgtttttttcgCTTAGTTACATTGGTGCtcttaaaatgttttgtttaaataataaaCACTACAACTGCCCCAAACGGTATAATGGTTTGAATTTGCATGATGCAACGACTATTCACATGCAAAATGTAAAGTATTTTCTCTTGAAAAAAAGAACCTGGCCATTTataattttttgtttgtttttttgttgtgtagTTCCTTTTTTATGCCATGGCGAACAAACCTCACTGTTTTGTTTGAGAGGTAAGAAGACAAAAATAGTGTGATCACAAATGAGAAAGTATTAGTCATCCCTTTATTAGAGACGATTTTATTTTAGCATTTTGATCGAGTGCTGTTTAGAGTGCAAAGCATTTTGTGAAAAGAATTGTCATCGATGTAGCTGGAATATTGGTACAAGGAGGGAGGATGTGATTGTGTTATCAATCATTTGAATACAGCTACTACCTCAAATTCTTGCctgttgtgttttattttattatggcTTTTCATTTCCATTCAGTACCTTGATTTAAAAGTGCGGATCAGGATACATAGTGGATTGATTGAATATATTCCCTCAAAATATAAATTACATTCACAGTAAACCAAAGTCGCTTCGTGGATTCACTATAAACATTTCCCTGTAAGTGGCGCTGTTTTGCGGTTTATTTAATCCTTGAACAATTGTCGCTCATATATGACGTCACTAGAGCGCCGACTATTTGGCGCGATGTGCTACAAATTTGAAAATCCGAGGGCGGTCGAAACCCAGTTTGCGGACCAGAGGGCCGAGTGTGAAAACATTCGCCTCTTACGGTCGACGTCGCGGTGGACGGGAGAGCGAATAATAAAAGTAGGTCGAATGTTGTTAACTTAGCgaggctttcgccagataacaATTAATCGTGAGTGTTTAGCCGTAATGTCGTCATTACAAACGTGGGTAACGGCAGTTAGCATGTCTAGTTTAGGACCTGCGTTTCtagtttgttttcatatttcttGGTTGAATTTAGTCTTCAAGTTCTTCCTTCTGTTACGTCTTAAAACATAGTATTGCTTCagtcaaagaaaaacaagaacaaaaagtTTCCGGTGTTAATGTGATCTTTAGCTTTGACGAAATTGGGTTTTTGCTTTTGAATTCTCATCGGGGGGTTTCCCTACTCTGCAGGGATGTCGTGGGACTTTTTGGTGCCCGTGTGCGTGGGCGACCTGGTCAAGACCGGGGGGATAAACCAGTACGTCGTGCAAGATGTGGTTTCCCCAAAACAGTTGCCGTCCCATCTTCACAGTGAGTGGTCATCTAGTGTTTGGCTGTATTTTCATTGTAGTCACTTCATATGGTCTCATAACattaattacaatttttttaccATTTAAATAAGACGGCAATGTGTAAAGATGATCTTAGTCTTGTGTTTCTGCCTCCATTGTACTCAGGATTCAAGGCTGCATTGAGAAGCCAAGGCCCTTTGTGCATCCTGGAACACTTTGACACAGCCTACAGTGTATTACAGTGAGTGAGATTTTTACTGTAATagaacagttttttttcttttccaaagtcAAAATCTGCAAATTAGTAGCCGTCCAAAAAGGGGATTTGTGATTGCGTATGTTCACTGTACAAGTATTGTCTTTACTCCCAAAGGCATGCCAACTCGGTGGATCTCAGTGTGAAAGAGGACACTCTGGACTTGCTGGTGCAAGGTTCGAGTTGTTCACATTGAATATTTTAAAAGGACTCTCATTAAAAGCCGTCAAATCATCTATTTTCCCGTTTACTTTTGTTGCAGTTGTCAGCAGCCTGTCCTCCTCCCTGCCCTCGTTGCTCATCTCGGTCTCCTTTTCTGCAGCCGAGCGAAAAGAGAATCTCAATGCCGTCAAAATGAGCGTCTTCTTGCTCTGCAAAATCACAGAGTGTCTCGAAAGCGACTCTTACAGGCAGAGCTTCATCGCTGCACCTGGCAAGGTATGACTTGGTAGAATATTTTACAGGGTAttgggctttttctttttttaatgcccAGTGATGCAGTCTTGGCAGTATGGTGATCTGTCAGATCAGGGATTATGATCGCTTGCTTTCTGTTTGATGGGTAATCTTGGTAGTGTCATAGTCATATTTCACTACTGTAAGGGCCCACCTACACTTACGTTGTCGTTGCTTCTACAATATCTGTCCTCCTCAGAGTAATGAGATGGGACTGGTAGGAGATGTCAAACAATGTGTGAATGTCTGTTTGTGTGATGTTTGATTATATGTAGCAGTTGGCAAGACGATCTAGTCTCTTTGGAGGGTTTGGCAGGTATGAGCTACAATCTTTGGTAATCTGAGGGCATTTGTGTCATTGTATGATTAGTAGTTGCTTTTGCTCCAAAAAGCGATAAACTATAAAAGTGGTTTCACTCTTTGGACAGGGTGGCAGAAAGGCCAAAACGGGCGATGGACTCCAGCAGTGGGACAGCGAGCGGGAGCGAGTTCTTCAGGCTCTCGTGCAGCTACTCCAGGTGGACATCCGCTCCCTCTGGAATCTTTCCCTCGTTGAAGAAGAGTTCACCTGGTACTTAAAAGCGGCGTCAGCATTTGCTttgtctgaaatgttttttctgtgtgtgttttttggacTTTTGTGTTACTTCATTTCCTAAATTTGTCAGATTGAGATTTATTTACTAACCTGTCGGTTGAGGTCCAGATGTCTACCCCCACAAGTTCCTCATTGACTTTTGATTTCCTTAGCTGTGTGACCTGCTGTTGCTACAAGCTACTCGAGAATCCGACCATCAGCCACGTCAAGAGCAAACCCACCAGGGAAAATATCATCCATCTTCTCGGCTTGCTGATCAAGAAGTACAATCACCTCCTCGGTGAGGCTTCGACTTATCTTAGTGGGCTCCTTTAATCGATTGCAAACGCTGTAACTGAAATGCTTTGTAACGTACATGGTAACTGGCCGGTCGGAGCAAcgtacttttgtttgtttggcttGTGCTGATGTCGGCGAACTCTTGATCGTCTGCCCAACAGGTGCCAGCGTGAAGGTGATCCAGCTGCTGCAACACTTTGAGCAGTTGTCCTCTGTGTTTGCTCAGGCCGTGTCTGTGTGGAGCACCGAATACGGAGTCAGGGCCATCATCGGGGAGGTCATAAGGTCAGTCAGCGTGCGGTCTTTTATACACACTCGTGACTGAATCGTTTCAATGTAGGacattggtggattgttctgaAATGGAGGGAGCATTGTAACAAGACCAAAACATTTATTCAGAGAGATTGGCCAGAAGTCAAGTGAGGAGCTCGCCAGGGAGGGCTCGGGTGTCAAAGCGTTTGCATCTTTCCTCTCTGAAGTCGGCGCACTGGTACCCGAGTTAATGATCCCCAACATCAGCGTACTGATCACACACTTGGAAGGAGAGGTACACGACCTTTTCAACACCTGCATCACACCACCCGTTCGTCGTTTGTTCCTTCTGAAGACAAATCCGTTTTGTGTAAATGATCCCTAGAGCCACACGATGCGTGTGGCCGTGTGCGAGGTGCTGGGTGACATCCTGGTGCGCGTCCTTTGCGGGGACGGACTGGAAGAGTCCAGCAGAGCTGACCGCGACCGCTTCTTTGACATCCTGCAGGAGCACCTGCACGACACGCACTCTCACGTCAGGGCGCGCGTCTTGCAGGTGTACGCTCGGATTGTAAACAGCAAGGTAAGTTCCCGAGTCTCGGAGGTTCATCTTGTGGTGTTTGCTGACTTAATGTTTGTTCTTCCCGCTCCTAGGCCTTGCCGCTATGTCGGTACAGCGAGGTGATGGGGCTGGCCGTGGGCAGACTGATGGACAAATCAATAAATGCGGTCAAGAGCGCCATCCAGCTGCTGGCAGCCTTCATTGCGCACAACCCCTACAGCTGCAAGGTAACGCACGTCGGAATCTTTGACCATCTTGAACCTCGCTGAAGCCTTTGTGACTTTCAGCTGAGCAGCGCGGATCTGAAAAAACCTTTGGAGAAAGAGACGGCCAAGCTGAGAGAGATGAAAGAGAAGCTGCGTGGGAGTGCACCGGGTGAGCGCTTGATTCTTGATGACCCGGTCTTCGATCTGGCCCGCTCCTCCTTGCCCAATGATGAAACCAAGGCGAATACGAGCTGAGTGAACGACAGCTGGCTGCTTCTTGCCTTAACTGGCGGGTAATCTTGGCAGTGCAAGGGAGGCTTGTTGCTCTGCTGTAAGGGCCCGTCGACAGTAAATCTGGCTGTGCTATTGGTTCTCCTCTGAAAGTTACATTGGAGGAATCATTTAGATGAAGCCcacagtgtgtttgtgtgtgtgtgtgtgtgtgtgtgtgtgtgtgtgtgtgtgtgtgtgtgtgtgtgtgtgtgtgtgtgtgtgtgtgtgtgtgtgtgtgtgtgtgtgtgtgtgtgtgtgtgtgtgtgtgaaggcctGAAGTTTGCCCAGCTGTTTTCACTCTTCACTCAGCAATGAGTTGCTTCTTTGGTAATCTGAGggccaaaaaaaagttttacgtTCAACCACAACACAGCGGGTCATGCTCAATCATCTCCTTGTTATACATTCCCTCCATCTCGCTTTTAATTCCTGGCGCTCACCCTGCTGACGGCCAATACGTCATGTGGCTTCTTTGTCACGCCGCAAGAATTGACTTTTTGAAGAGTCTGACGCAATGCTTCCACTTTTAGCCGCAATGGAAAGTATTGGATGCATTCACTCTAAGTGCTTTGAGTCATAAAGTTACACCTGTTTCCCCGGCTCGACGCAACCCATTCAAGTTTGTGCGGGTTCATTAATGTGAGTGTAGCCGGCGTTCCTCAGAAAGCCTTTTAATATAATTGGAAAGGCTTTGCAAAAGACCGCAATTGCACAAATCTAACAAAAAGATGAAAAGTACGTCGGGATgtgacaaaataaaagcaactcgggGGACTGTGCTGAACTACGTGGTCTGTTTCCTTTTCATTCTTCATGATAACATTCAACTGTTCCCCCCCCCTGGGTTTGTGCCTTTGCAGTAATTAAGGCATCAGAACTGTGGGCCGCCATGGAGCCTGAAGTGCGCATCACCGTCGACACCGAGCTGGAGCCTTCGAATGATTCCGAGAAGGAGCAAAATGAGGAGGATCCAGATGTCGAGGAAGGAAACGAGATGGAGGATGATAGGGCAACCGGCGTGAAGATTGCTCAGTACCTCCGGGTCAACAAATACAGGTAAACCTGCTATAATGTCGGAAAACTGTGTTTACAATACACGTGACTATTTTCTTCTCTGCAGGAATGCCGTGCGTCTCTGCATCAAGGCCCGCAGCCGCTTTGCCAAATCGGAGATGTTTGCTGCCCTGTCTGATCTCACTTCCGAGACGCTAATGGACACGCTGGCCTGTCTCTTCATAGGTCATCCCGTTTGTTCGCTTCACTTTGTGTGTCACTCAGGCCCGTTGAGATTCGCTTCTGGGGTTTCGTCCTTATGAGAGGACGTCCCTTTGACATCTTTTGATGTCGCATGATTATAATTGACAAGTTCATAATGGAAATAGCTTTTAAAGTATGTCGGAAACCAACCGCCATGACAATGTCACTCAGGGGGGACAACTTAAATGATGGCGGAGGTCACTTTGATTGGCACTTAATGTACAAGTCCAAATCATGACAATCCTTAAGATAATTTATTTCCCGTTCCTTCTCCTTAGGCTCTGACCGGGACACCCCCGAGCACAGTCAGCACTTGCCTCCCACTCCACAGAAAGGCGACAAAGAGGCGGACGATGCGGAGTTCAAGAAGCAGGAGATGTTGGTGCAGTATCTCAGAGATACGGAAACCTTCGCCCTTCAAGTGGAGAGAGCCATCTCTGTCATCAACTCCATGTTGTACTGGAAAACCACTTCAGGTTGCTGCTCTTCAAGTGTTTTCAAAAAGTCGTTCGTGTTTTGTTACTGATGgatagtttttgttttgtagtggTTCAGGAGGCGGTGCAGTTTTGCGTCACAGTCTGCGAGTTTGGCGTAGCCAACTCTCTCAGCGGCGTGAGGAAAATGTTGCCTCTAGTTTGGTCGACTGATTCGGCCATCAAGGATGCAGTAATCCAGGCCTACAGACGCCTCTATCTCAACCCCAAAGGAGACACTGTCAGGTCAGCAAAAAACACTCACTCAATGACATGCTAGCAACTTTGGAAAAGGCCACATGTGGTGCCACCAGCCGGTTGTAACTGCCTTTAGTCGAGGAGGCGCTAGAgtctaaataaataacaatttgGCTATGGAATGATGCctttaaataaaagccttccCCTAAAGATGCGTGATGCTATAAAGTAATGATAGAATAGCATCGCCATAGCAACCATGCAGTACAAGGTCATGTCTTTGAATAATTGAAATGCCAAGTTTGGTTCTTCCACTCAAGCTTCTCCGTTTATTGATTTACTTTAAGCTGAAGCACTCAATCGAGGGAATTTGTGATATTCATCCTTATCCTATTTTATCCCGCCAGGGTGAAAGCTCAGACTCTTGTGGACAGTTTGTCAGAACTAATGGTGGACGCGTCTCTTGGAACGATTCAGTGCCTTGAGGAAATAGTGAGTCGTTTATTCCTGAATGTGTCGACGGGGTGATTTTTAGCCACCTAACCACAAAACGTCCCAATTGTGTCACTGTAGGTGCAGGAGTTCTTCGGAAGTGGCAACAGCCTGGAGTCGACGGTGGTGCAGGTCCTGTGGGGGAGGTTCACCGGCAAAACGGAAAGCTCGCCTCTGTATAGGCGAGCTGCCGTGCTGCTGCTGGGAATGGCTGCACGGTGAGACAACCGTTGGACGATGCACGTCACCACCCAATCTCGCTCCTGCGTCAAATCGTCTCATTTGTAACACCGCGCTAATCGACCGTGGCTTTTTCGTGGAATCCAAGTCACGGCCCAAAAAATAGGAATGTGTTGAGCGGAATATTTTTAGTGTCTCCCCGGCTGCTCAAAGGCTTCCACCGCTGCGGGGAAGAGTAAAGCGAGACTATCTGCAGTCCGCCCACACCGCCGCATGTCTTCACCCAGCCGACAACATTCACAACCTATTAAATCTCAATGCGGTTCTCTTCAAACCCGGCTTCCCACGTACATTAtctggccgagcgccggcgaGGCCACCTCAACGGCGCTCGAGTTAATGTAGGCCATCCGTTTGCGTAATAACGTTCATTTTTGGCGCTTGTCTTTTCTCAACAGGGCAGAAAGTGAGGTGGTCCTCAGCAATCTAGACACGCTTTGTGCGGTGGCCTTGGGAGAAAAAGTCACAGGAGACTTTCTGATGGCGAGAGACACCGTCATCACCATCTGCAGCATCACTGACCATGTTCGGGTAAGCATGTTTATCGAAACTCTTGATGGCCTTTGAAGTTTCTGAAATGTGTAATGTTCCTTTCACCAGCAATCAAAAGGTACCCCATTCCGACTGCCTCAAGAACATGTGCTTTTTACCCGCCTCACACAAGCAATCGCtgaaggtattttttttttatttttactttttgcttGGTATGTTTTCACTCGTCTGACGGTGGGCAATGGCTCGTTCCAGGTGCCATGATGGAGGACCCGCACTGGCAGAGCTTCATGGAGCAAGCCGTCCGCCTCACCTACTTTCTGGCTGAATCTCCTGACCAGTTGTGCTCCCGCTTGATCCAACGCACCGCACGACTCCTGCTCGATCAAATTCATGAAGGCTGCGAGCTTAACTCCAAGGATGTCCCTCCTACACAGGAGGGCTCGCAAGAGGCCAGCGAGGAAGGTGAacgacattttatttttttatatcctCACCCCACACTGTTGCTTCACTGGTGTTCTCCTCTCCCGCAGTGAACTGTGTTTGTCTGGCTCAGCTGCTGGCTTTGTGTGGCTGCGTGGCCT from Syngnathus typhle isolate RoL2023-S1 ecotype Sweden linkage group LG10, RoL_Styp_1.0, whole genome shotgun sequence includes these protein-coding regions:
- the ing4 gene encoding inhibitor of growth protein 4 — protein: MAAGMYLEHYLDSIENLPFELQRNFNLMRDLDQRTEDLKGQIDSLAKEYTSNARTLSSEQKLSILRQIQQSYSKCKEFGDDKVQLAMQTYEMVDKHIRRLDTDLARFEADLKEKQIESTDYDSTSSKGKKVDTRQKEKKSAKTRSKVKSSDEDGSPKSAQKKVKLLQTGEFNTPSANFGNVHPSDVLDMPVDPNEPTYCLCHQVSYGEMIGCDNTDCSIEWFHFACVGLTTKPRGKWYCPRCSQDRKRK
- the ncapd2 gene encoding condensin complex subunit 1, translating into MSWDFLVPVCVGDLVKTGGINQYVVQDVVSPKQLPSHLHRFKAALRSQGPLCILEHFDTAYSVLQHANSVDLSVKEDTLDLLVQVVSSLSSSLPSLLISVSFSAAERKENLNAVKMSVFLLCKITECLESDSYRQSFIAAPGKGGRKAKTGDGLQQWDSERERVLQALVQLLQVDIRSLWNLSLVEEEFTCCVTCCCYKLLENPTISHVKSKPTRENIIHLLGLLIKKYNHLLGASVKVIQLLQHFEQLSSVFAQAVSVWSTEYGVRAIIGEVIREIGQKSSEELAREGSGVKAFASFLSEVGALVPELMIPNISVLITHLEGESHTMRVAVCEVLGDILVRVLCGDGLEESSRADRDRFFDILQEHLHDTHSHVRARVLQVYARIVNSKALPLCRYSEVMGLAVGRLMDKSINAVKSAIQLLAAFIAHNPYSCKLSSADLKKPLEKETAKLREMKEKLRGSAPVIKASELWAAMEPEVRITVDTELEPSNDSEKEQNEEDPDVEEGNEMEDDRATGVKIAQYLRVNKYRNAVRLCIKARSRFAKSEMFAALSDLTSETLMDTLACLFIGSDRDTPEHSQHLPPTPQKGDKEADDAEFKKQEMLVQYLRDTETFALQVERAISVINSMLYWKTTSVVQEAVQFCVTVCEFGVANSLSGVRKMLPLVWSTDSAIKDAVIQAYRRLYLNPKGDTVRVKAQTLVDSLSELMVDASLGTIQCLEEIVQEFFGSGNSLESTVVQVLWGRFTGKTESSPLYRRAAVLLLGMAARAESEVVLSNLDTLCAVALGEKVTGDFLMARDTVITICSITDHVRQSKGTPFRLPQEHVLFTRLTQAIAEGAMMEDPHWQSFMEQAVRLTYFLAESPDQLCSRLIQRTARLLLDQIHEGCELNSKDVPPTQEGSQEASEEVNCVCLAQLLALCGCVAFWQVSHLERSVSGELRRRRLETEEREEKEKAPPGKAKLTANESAMEEELGLMGASADDTEAELIRKICETELLAEENLLSAFLPLLVKVSSSPGRYCHPQLITAACLALSQYMMISPSVCEANARLMFTVLERSPLPVVRANAIIALGDLTVRFPNILEPWTQNLYARLSDEVPSVRQTAVTVLTQLVLKDVLKVKGQVSEVAVLLIDPELHISSLALNFFNELASKDNAIYNLLPDIISRLSDPERAMSSDDFNTIMKRLFSYITKERQTESLVEKLCQRFRTARTERQWCDLAVSLSLLSMWERGFKRLQECWECYSDKLTEPGVYQPLLAIAAKLRRGAKIQFKSQVDDFEKRLTAVHTRGLENVESPEMEEESQKEGRATNKTVTPRPARGRAKSKRGQSKSSVSSQYDDSFVTPQRTRKSKKKPVITFSSDEEESEEDAVLDESETPKVTTPIGRTSRRARLRN